One Trichosurus vulpecula isolate mTriVul1 chromosome 7, mTriVul1.pri, whole genome shotgun sequence genomic region harbors:
- the CHRNE gene encoding acetylcholine receptor subunit epsilon yields the protein MEGTVLWILLLQGLLGLAWGENEELRLYRHLFSNYDPSRRPVRWPEEKVFVNFKVTLTNLISLNEKQETLSTSVWIGIDWTDYRLNYSSNDFGGITTLRVPADLVWLPDIGLENNIDGVFGVAHEANVLVNEGGFVSWLPPALYRSTCSVEVTYFPFDWQNCSLVFRSQTYSAAEVAIVFSEESGQILNKIQIDEEAYTENGEWAIDFCSGQILHHEDRSGDAAGHTEVIYTLIIRRKPLFYVINIIVPCVLISGLVLLVYFLPAQAGGQKCTVSISVLLAQTVFLFLVATKIPETSLSVPLLGRYLIFVMVVAALIVMNCVIVLNVSLRTPNTHVMSPRLRYVFLELLPGLLGSSPPPPAPGAGSSQRRASSLGILLRAEELILRKPRSELLFEGQRHRHGPGPAASTAALCQSLGAAASEIRCCVDAVNFLAESMREQEDSGEEVSSWVLVGKALDNLCFWAALVLFGFGTGLIFLGGHLNRVPALPFPPCM from the exons ATGGAAGGGACTGTGCTCTGGATACTGCTTCTTCAAGGGCTTCTGG GCCTCGCATGGGGGGAGAATGAAGAACTTCGACTTTATCGCCATCTCTTCAGTAACTATGACCCTTCCCGAAGGCCAGTAAGGTGGCCAGAAGAAAAAGTCTTTGTCAATTTCAAGGTCACCTTGACCAACCTCATCTCATTG AACGAGAAACAGGAGACTCTCTCAACCAGTGTTTGGATTGGAATT GATTGGACTGATTATCGACTCAACTACAGCAGTAATGACTTTGGGGGCATCACAACTCTGAGAGTTCCTGCTGACCTCGTGTGGCTCCCTGACATCGGGCTGGAGAACAA CATAGACGGCGTGTTCGGAGTGGCCCACGAGGCCAATGTGCTGGTGAATGAGGGCGGCTTTGTGAGCTGGCTCCCCCCAGCCCTCTACAGAAGCACCTGTTCAGTGGAAGTCACCTATTTCCCCTTCGACTGGCAAAACTGCTCCCTAGTTTTTCG GTCTCAGACGTACAGCGCTGCAGAGGTGGCAATTGTCTTCTCCGAGGAGTCTGGCCAGATTCTAAACAAAATCCAGATTGATGAGGAGGCCTATACGG AGAACGGCGAGTGGGCCATCGATTTCTGTTCTGGGCAGATCTTGCACCATGAAGACCGCTCAGGGGATGCCGCCGGGCACACTGAAGTCATCTACACGCTCATCATCCGCAGGAAGCCCCTTTTCTACGTCATCAATATCATCGTACCCTGCGTTCTTATCTCAGGCCTCGTCCTCCTAGTTTACTTCCTTCCCGCACAGG CGGGTGGGCAGAAGTGTACAGTCTCCATCTCCGTCCTCCTGGCCCAGACTGTGTTCCTGTTTCTCGTGGCGACAAAAATCCCAGAGACTTCTCTGAGCGTCCCTCTGTTAGGGAG GTATCTCATTTTCGTCATGGTGGTGGCCGCACTGATTGTCATGAATTGCGTCATCGTGCTCAACGTGTCCCTAAGGACGCCTAACACTCATGTTATGTCCCCTCGGTTACGTTAT GTTTTCTTAGAGCTGTTGCCAGGTCTTTTGGGTTCTAGTCCACCTCCACCGGCGCCGGGAGCGGGTTCTTCCCAACGTCGGGCTTCCTCCCTGGGAATTCTGCTCCGGGCGGAGGAACTGATCCTGAGAAAGCCCCGGAGTGAGCTGCTATTCGAAGGGCAGAGACATCGGCACGGGCCAGGGCCAG cTGCCTCCACTGCCGCGTTATGTCAGAGCCTGGGAGCTGCTGCATCAGAGATTCGTTGCTGTGTAGACGCGGTGAACTTCTTAGCGGAAAGCATGCGGGAGCAGGAAGACTCTGGGGAG GAAGTTTCCAGCTGGGTCCTCGTGGGAAAGGCCTTGGACAACC
- the C7H17orf107 gene encoding uncharacterized protein C17orf107 homolog: MKGSSGSLDALLWVYHYHSSTEVALRPPLLCSLELALAAAHEYLEIRMEKLRPLGPEDQDGEEGELPEEKGMKLESRGSPSSPEPSLGLVLREAMGSAWSFGTTLLQISALWLQLGSRRLCGCSGQVHDPSSGNPGHALSRVALAAGRGVREAGAAAKASAQLLLRGARFCLPAGLGFTGIHTTAGSRLHSYGPGALDRAAGNANTPEGSR, from the exons ATGAAGGGGTCCTCGGGTTCCCTCGATGCTCTGCTATGGGTCTATCACTACCACAGCTCCACGGAG GTGGCCCTCCGGCCTCCACTTCTATGCTCCCTGGAGTTGGCCCTGGCTGCAGCCCATGAATATTTGGAGATCAGGATGGAGAAGCTGAGGCCCCTGGGGCCTGAGGACCAGGACGGGGAGGAAGGGGAGCTGCCAGAGGAGAAAGGAATGAAACTAGAGTCACGCGGCTCCCCATCCTCTCCAGAACCCTCCTTGGGGCTGGTGCTTCGAGAGGCTATGGGAAGTGCCTGGAGCTTTGGAACCACCTTACTGCAG ATCTCAGCCCTATGGCTGCAGCTAGGAAGTCGGCGCCTCTGTGGCTGCAGCGGCCAGGTCCACGATCCGAGCTCGGGGAACCCTGGGCACGCATTGTCCCGAGTGGCTTTGGCTGCAGGGCGGGGCGTGAGAGAGGCGGGAGCCGCGGCCAAAGCGAGCGCGCAGCTCCTCCTCCGAGGGGCACGGTTCTGTTTGCCCGCAGGGTTGGGATTTACGGGAATTCACACTACCGCTGGAAGTCGGCTTCACTCCTACGGCCCTGGCGCATTGGACCGGGCTGCGGGAAACGC AAACACTCCGGAGGGCTCGAGATGA